A genomic segment from Nocardiopsis sp. Huas11 encodes:
- a CDS encoding AraC family transcriptional regulator, which translates to MRRARAVHTGTHLTVHTVTCTDEHADWSRPEVATAVGIVLVRRGRFRLRGPDGEVALDRTVGYVEVPGRAYGFAHPAGGDECTAIAVGEDLWREAADGRPVPSVFAADGRLDTAHRLLLRADDAFTATEGLLWLLRRALRSERLLPVTAGPGRRSLADAAREAILADHPASRDLVGLARVLGVDPAHLSRTFRHHTGATVSAFRTRVRVARALDRLEDGADLLAEVAADLGFADQAHLTRAVRAQTGHTPAALRAVLSRAPRPVAGPGRVVPGGIAHAARWG; encoded by the coding sequence ATGCGTCGCGCACGAGCCGTGCACACGGGCACCCATCTGACGGTGCACACCGTCACCTGCACCGACGAGCACGCCGACTGGTCCCGGCCGGAGGTCGCGACCGCGGTGGGGATCGTCCTGGTGCGCCGGGGCCGGTTCCGGCTACGGGGGCCGGACGGCGAGGTCGCGCTGGACCGGACGGTCGGCTACGTGGAGGTGCCCGGTCGCGCCTACGGCTTCGCCCATCCGGCCGGCGGCGACGAGTGCACCGCGATCGCCGTGGGGGAGGACCTGTGGCGGGAGGCCGCCGACGGCCGCCCCGTACCGTCGGTGTTCGCCGCGGACGGGCGCCTGGACACGGCGCACCGGCTGCTGCTGCGCGCGGACGACGCCTTCACCGCGACCGAGGGCCTGCTGTGGCTGCTGCGCCGCGCCCTGAGGAGCGAACGGCTGCTGCCGGTCACGGCGGGGCCCGGGCGCCGCTCCCTGGCCGACGCCGCCCGCGAGGCCATCCTGGCCGACCACCCCGCCTCCCGTGACCTCGTGGGCCTGGCCCGCGTGCTCGGCGTCGACCCCGCCCACCTCAGCCGTACCTTCCGGCACCACACCGGCGCGACGGTCAGCGCGTTCCGCACCCGGGTCCGGGTGGCCCGCGCGCTCGACCGGCTGGAGGACGGGGCCGACCTGCTGGCCGAGGTCGCGGCCGATCTGGGCTTCGCCGACCAGGCCCACCTGACCCGGGCGGTCCGCGCCCAGACCGGTCACACCCCCGCGGCCCTGCGCGCCGTGCTGTCCCGCGCGCCCCGGCCGGTGGCCGGTCCCGGTCGGGTGGTTCCTGGGGGAATCGCCCATGCGGCAAGATGGGGGTAG
- a CDS encoding MFS transporter codes for MTPSTPRPRALPGGGLAVLLVGQAMASMDASIVTVAVPTIRADLGASDAAVQLVVAGYVLTMGVLVVTCARIGDLVGHRRAFLAGLAGFTAASLLCGLAPDAGALVAGRVLQACGGALMVPQVMSLIQLGHGGRSRERAIGLYSMVLALGVALGQVAGGLVVAADVAGLGWRPAFLVNVPVGLVLLALGPRLLPAGTRAADRRLDLPGALVLAVGMGAVLAALVFGREYGWGPWGWVCTGAGVLVLAVFVRHERRTARPLLDLDVLRPRGVKPGLAACFVVMGCYSAFLFTLTLHLQVGLGLSPLAAGIAFVPYAVGFGALSLGWTRLPERLRPVLPVLGPVAFAGALVALVPLTRDGWHPAASAVLAVAGCGHAAGYSPLIARVAALVGARHASAVSALNTTGSMLANTLGVAALGGVFLAAGDTRAGLTAVSVLTAGLLPATAACALRAVSGPAARRRERRNRRSKLSGAGS; via the coding sequence ATGACTCCCAGCACCCCGCGTCCCCGTGCCCTGCCCGGCGGCGGCCTGGCGGTCCTGCTCGTCGGGCAGGCCATGGCCTCGATGGACGCCTCCATCGTCACCGTGGCCGTTCCCACGATCCGGGCCGACCTGGGCGCGAGCGACGCCGCCGTCCAGCTCGTCGTCGCCGGATACGTCCTCACCATGGGCGTGCTGGTCGTGACGTGCGCGCGGATCGGCGACCTGGTCGGCCACCGGCGGGCGTTCCTGGCCGGCCTCGCGGGCTTCACCGCGGCCTCGCTGCTGTGCGGCCTCGCGCCGGACGCGGGCGCCCTGGTCGCCGGACGGGTCCTCCAGGCGTGCGGCGGAGCGCTCATGGTCCCCCAGGTCATGTCCCTGATCCAGCTGGGCCACGGGGGCCGGTCCCGTGAACGGGCGATCGGCCTGTACTCGATGGTGCTCGCCCTGGGGGTCGCCCTGGGCCAGGTCGCGGGCGGGCTGGTCGTGGCGGCCGACGTCGCGGGCTTGGGGTGGCGGCCCGCCTTCCTGGTCAACGTGCCCGTGGGCCTGGTCCTGCTCGCCCTGGGCCCGCGGCTGCTGCCCGCCGGGACGCGCGCCGCCGACCGCCGCCTGGACCTGCCCGGGGCGCTCGTCCTGGCCGTCGGCATGGGCGCTGTGCTGGCGGCCCTGGTGTTCGGGCGGGAGTACGGGTGGGGGCCGTGGGGCTGGGTGTGCACGGGTGCGGGCGTGCTGGTCCTGGCCGTGTTCGTCCGGCACGAGCGCCGCACCGCGCGTCCCCTGCTCGACCTGGACGTCCTGCGGCCGCGCGGGGTGAAGCCCGGGCTGGCGGCCTGCTTCGTGGTCATGGGCTGCTACTCGGCGTTCCTGTTCACCCTGACGCTGCACCTGCAGGTCGGCCTGGGGCTCTCGCCCCTGGCCGCCGGGATCGCCTTCGTTCCCTACGCGGTCGGGTTCGGCGCGCTCAGCCTGGGCTGGACGCGCCTGCCCGAGCGGCTGCGGCCCGTCCTGCCCGTGCTGGGGCCGGTGGCCTTCGCGGGCGCGCTGGTTGCCCTGGTACCGCTCACCCGCGACGGCTGGCACCCGGCCGCGTCCGCCGTGCTGGCCGTGGCCGGGTGTGGGCACGCGGCGGGCTACAGCCCGCTGATCGCGCGGGTCGCCGCACTGGTGGGGGCCCGGCACGCCTCGGCGGTGTCCGCGCTGAACACGACGGGCTCCATGCTCGCCAACACGCTCGGTGTGGCTGCCCTCGGCGGTGTGTTCCTGGCGGCCGGCGACACGCGTGCCGGGCTGACGGCGGTGTCGGTGCTCACCGCGGGGCTGCTGCCGGCCACCGCGGCGTGCGCCCTGCGCGCGGTGTCCGGGCCGGCCGCGCGCCGCCGGGAACGACGGAACCGACGGTCGAAACTCAGCGGAGCCGGGTCTTGA